Part of the Chanodichthys erythropterus isolate Z2021 chromosome 13, ASM2448905v1, whole genome shotgun sequence genome is shown below.
tctcataccaccagagcgtatgaatgatgcagaccatcaaagaaaccggtacgttgtagtatgggacaacgtgagctttcatcgtgcagccccagtccaaaactggtttgctgaccacccaacatttctcgtgcaatacctcccaccatactcaccatttctgaaccccatagaagaattcttttcggcgtggcggtggaaggtatacgaccggcagccctttgtgcgcatgcctcttgtgcaggccatggaagaggcatgtgatgagattgatgtgggtgcaattcagggatggataaggcactcaaggcgcttcttccctcgatgtctggcaagggaagatattgcctgtgatgttgacgaggcgttgtggccagacccggctgtgcggcaagatgctgcctaattatttttcttgccttttttttttttttttttttttttactgtaatatatttttttttcagaaattttctttttcagtttactttttttgtaagaatatttttgttcagtcccatgtaaatatatctgctgtgcttatgttgtactgacttgtttactgtagtgaaggaaaaaaaataaaaatgttgcaacagcatgtgtgtgtatctgcaaatatttctgtgcatgtgaacaatctgatacatattttagtattatggcaaagcatactaaagatgggggtgcttttcattatgcccaacagtgtgtaggtggttaggcaaaaatctggtaatatgaatgaagtgtgtgccatttcatgcaaaagtttgattttgataatgctctgtgtagtttcggttgcagtgcttcattttgcaggatatatgaggtattttgcagtttgggtgtgtggttttgtgaattgtgttaagtgttttgataaaaccagactagtttgaaaaattgtgtgttagcaattggaaaaaactgtaacaaaATAAATCTGTTCTCATCAAATTACATTACGCACAGAACTGTCCCACGGGATCGTCAGGAGCTGTTTTGATTGGCTCAGGCTTGACCTCTTGTTCATGGAGCGACTCCCCATTGGCTGGTTAACACGTCAATCAAACGCTGAAAGTTGCAGGAAAGCAGAGGATCCAGTTTGGAAGAGGAAGTTGTCGGTAATTTGTGATTTCGTTGGGACAGTGAGGCTGTTTGGAGCAGAGATTGTATCCTCGGGTCAGAATGGAGGGTCGGGAGGACAGCTCACCCATGCAGGCTTTCGACAAGGACGTGTTGGACCTGACTGTGGAGGATGTGTATGACATCTCCTACCTGATCGGCAGAGATCTGCTAAAGGTCAACACAGGCGGCCGGGAGTTCTCGGACCTACAGTTCAAGATCGTCCGAGTGCTGGAGATGCTGGAGAACATGGTGAACAAGTACAACCTGTCCATGGAGGAGCTGAGGATGGAGCTGGACAACATGAGGACAGAGATGGACAGAGTCGCAGAAGGCTCTGATAATGTGAGGCTCAGAAGggattatattacatatattacattataattcTTGAGACTAAGACTGCTGTTCACATTGGGtgcttttaaagaaatattctGGGTTAAATACAATCAACAGCATAATGTTGATAACCACAAAATAATTGACTCATCCCtccatttgtttaaaaaaacaaaacaaaaaaaggtcaAGTCTAGTCATCTTTATTTCTGTAGCTCTTTTTATAATACAgattatttaaagcagattcacAATTAATCAATTACtaaattagttcatttcatctaTAAAGCAGTTTTGCAGAAagcagtgatgtcatcgtccagctcagttctcatccaatagaattaacagagcagccatcaagagttagacaatattctaggttattactgAAGAaatttttggtccaaaaattagaatctctgtttttcctgaatttagtagtaggaaattactggtcatccagttttttatgtCAGCtgtacattctgttaattttgtgaattggtaagtttcgtcaggtgaagaaatatagagctgagtatcatcagcgtaacagtgaaaactaacgccatgcttcctaatgatatctcccaacgCTAgtatgtacagagtgaaaagcaacagtcctagtactgagccttgtggtgcTCCATATTTAACTcgtgattgatatgacatctcatcgattactactacaaactgataacggtcagataagtatgatttgaaccataccaatgcaattccactaatgccaacatagtcgatagtgtcaaaagcagcactaagatccagtaacactaatagagagatacaaccacgatctgatgataagagcaaatcattagtaactctaatgagagcagtctcagtactatggtatacTATTCACACAACAATGCCAGCTCTCGCATCAACACAAAACACGTTGCAgatcaatatttttgtaaataaaaggggtaaattatgttgttttttgaaacaataaaaacaaaaaaggtttttgaggaaaacgttccaggattattctcctagtggacttcactggcctccaaacggttgaaggtcaaaattacagtttcagcttcaaagagctttaaatgataccagacgagtgTGAATgtaaatgctttataaacacaaatgatcgccttgcacgtgcttccaccaaaaccgcacttccgtattcttcaaaaagctcacGCTGtgtgtcctacaccttccctttTCTACTTAATaggtttagacaattcttcctctcctaaagcagtaaatgaattgaatttttcctcagggacactacaatgcactgtctgacacaagactgtagtagacggttgcatggttataattttctctaatattatcaatcttgcaagtaaagaagttcataaagttgttactgctgtgctctttggaaacatcagaagttgaagctttatttcttgttaatttagccactgtatcaaataaatacctagggttgtgtttattttcttctaagagttttgaaaaataagtagatctagcagtttttaaggcctttctgtactcaatcattctctCACTCCATGAAaagcgaaaaacttctagttttgttttcttccagctgcgctccgtttttctggctgcagtttttagggtgtgtgctcattgtaccatggtgttggattaatttccttaatcttttttaaacgcaaaggagcgACTGAATTGatgtctaacaccaatagagtttaaaatgtctgtaaatgccaatcctaATGAGTCtcttttattatctacatggatattaaaatcaccaacaacaaggactttatccgcagccagtactaactctgatagaaaatcagcaaattctttgataaagtctgtatggtgtcctggtggcctgtatacagtagccagcacaaatatTTTGAGGAAAtattggtaaccaaacagttgatggagaCCAAGGAGTCAGTGGAGTCCATCAACTGTTtcgttactgacattcttccaaatatcttcctttgtgttcagcagaaagaagaaactcatacaggtttggaacaacttgagggagagtaaatgatgacagattttttatttttgggtgaaatacaTGTTACTTGTCTTATTGTGAACATCcatgcatatttttctttttcttaccTTGTACTATAGCAAAGTATTGGGCCAAACAAACTAGTTGTGGACTTAAAAGACCCAAACAGACCACGATTCACCATGCAGGAGTTAAAGGAGGTTCTGCAGGAGAGAAACAAACTCAAAGCCCAGCTTATGGTGGCCCAAGAGGAGCTGCAGCTCTACAAGAGGTAAAGAGTGGATCGATGCACATTTTCAGGGTCGCAGAGCAAAAGAAagagttttgttgttgttttagatatgaaaataaaagtaaggtccaatgttcttcaaaatataaattatttgcaGAAGAAGAGGTTAGGTTAGGATTCACATGAGGTCAAATCTGATGTGTTGCAGTGGGGTCCTCGGGTCAGAGCAGAGGATGGTGGAAGTAAAGCTGGACACGCTTCCTCAGTCAGAGCCCGCACCCTCCAGCGTGATCGAGGAGAACAGAGAGAAGAGCACCATTCAGAAACTGTGAGTGTCTGACAGTCTCTTCAGCTTTCTGCTGTTCTATACTTAACAAGTTTATTCACCCAAAAGTAGGTCTTAGGAATAAAAAAATAGGGTTACTCTTTATTTTGATAGACCACTTTTGACATTCTGCTAACTTTAAAGTAACTACAATGTCAACTAACTCAAATTTATTTGCAATTACATGTAAAcgaactctcattagagtattggACTGCTAGTTCAGGGTTCGGTTAGTAGAATAAATTCACAtgcagttgcaaagttacttatagtcagtagaatgtcgaaataaagtgttaccaaagatAGTTGACATGATAGACTGTTTTAATCTTAATCAACTACATTTCAGTTCAGATATTCAACTATGATGTTGATTTGAAACTACATCATATTTAGATTACATTTTGGACAAGACATTTATGGGGCTAAATGAAAAAGTCTGATTTAATTGAGCCAATTAGCTTTACATCAAGATATCAGATACAcacattttgtaattatttctgattaaataaatgcagcctcgatgagcagaagagactctttcaaaaacatgaacaaatctTAATTCAGTAACATTATGACCATTTATAAtaagttttctatgtgaatatatagtaaagtgtaatttattcctgtgatcaaagctgcattttcagcatcattactccagtcttcattgtcacatgatccttcagaaatcattctgatatggtgattttctttcttacaaattaaaaaaataatctcaattaatccaaacttttgaccactAGTGTAAGTGGTTTAAAATACATAAGCCAGTATTGCAGGGCAGGTGTGTACCTGTAAACCCGCCATGTCTTGCCGAATTTCTTGACCTTTTTTCATTTATTGAAGCCTCATGTGACTGCTTTACCAGCGGTGGGACGGTGGAGCAGGTTTGGAGTTCTGCCCGCTGGAGTTTGTCCTTCTATCTTGAGTTATGACTTTGACAAATGATTGTTAAAGAAAAACTCAAGATGGAGAGAAAACCCTTTATGTCCAAATGACAATAATATTTACTTCCGTAAGTCATGTTTTCAGTGAGTAGAGTACGTATAGATTCAGGCCATTTGATAAATACAAGCAAAACGGACCGTGGAAAAATTTCTCTTCTCTTGAAGCTGATTTTCTATGAACGTCTTGGTCTGAAGAATAATGCGGTTTTTGATCTAGTGTGGGTCTTTGCTATATTTGTTGGCTCATCTTGTTGACAAActgtttctctctttttcagGTTCTCATTTCGACAAAAATAGTCAATCTGCAAAACTTTACCAGGATTGAAACAACAAACCAAACACCTGTGAAAGCTCAGCCCTCTCCAACAGAGACAAGTGCCTTTTTTTAACTGGACTGACCCAGAAGTCCTGTGCCTGACTCCTTTCCTTGTTTTTAAATGAGGACGTTTTTAACTTGGTGTTTGTAAGTTCTCAATTAGTACATTATAGAGTGTGAAACATGAATGAGATGATGTCAAAAGCACAAATGCAGCTAATATACACTTACAGTTTTATCTTTCATCTTCCATTAGCGCAGTATTTTCACTGTAATACGGTATGACATCACTAGAATCAGTTTTAATTTAGTCATGTCAAAAATAGCACAAAGACACAGTTTGGGACTGATTTTGGTGACAGCACTAAATACTATACGTATTATCTTAAGACTTTGTTGAAGATCGTACTGAATCAGAAAACATCTTCAGTATCTGTCGACGCGCTTTTGGACAGAAACTGTCCATACTGACTTTGTATATCACTTTCTAGTCCTAATTTTAATAAACTAGGGATTTTAAGAGTCAACATCATGAGGTTCTTCAAGTAAAATACTTTGGATTTGTTGTTTTGAAGCACCTGTACCAGGTAccaatgtttaataaatctatTTAAGGTGTATGAAGTGGTAAATTGGAGGccaaatgaatgtagaaatgttttttttaatcgtcTTGCAGCATGAACTTAGTTCACAATTATAGATAttaacaaatgctgttcttaattacatttttacatggaTTACTGCGTTATCAGGGGCCAGTcgttcaaaaagtttaatctggATTTGGAATGTTTTTCTATCCAGGATCAGGTAATCTTgcttttgtgctggtttttcaAAGCAGGATTGGATTGGATCACCCTGATCTGGATTAccctttttttacttttacatcCAACACTGTCAGTAACCACTTGACAGGTTCATCTCTTATGATTGTGCCAATGTAGTTTACAAACAGATTAAAACTCttcacattaaatatatttttgatatttacagctgtttgggtttttttatggcacaaatctttttttactttacagtagGTTACCAAAATGCTAAATAAGAAGCTTAATGTCTGCTTCTAATTcattaacagttaaactaatcaatatcaaaataaaaacgtgtgtgtgtatattacatgataaatttttaattttttgaccagttttattacatttttgttccTGAAATCCACTCCTTTTGGATCAAAGGTATCCTAATATTTCTACAGTTTTGCACAACACAAACTGATTATTTGATCCAGATCTAAACCAAGATTGGATTTTGTGATCTAATCTGGTTTGATTTTCTTTTGAACACATTTTTAAGATTTGATCCGACAGCTGAAATcagatcagattacttttgaacaactggcccctGGATTTAATATAGCAACATGCAtaatattaaatgatttaaattattaaatgtaaactAAAAAGAAGAGTGTCTTACACAAATCAAATGACTAATTTTCCTTCTTTGATCTGACAGTGAAATAAACATGTATAACCTGTTGAAATACACGAGAAAATCAAATATGATGTGCCActtaattaaatacatttattatccagcttttgtttttataaggTCCAGAAATTACTTCTTTTTTGGCATGTGAAGGATTGATATATAaagatttttacagtattttttttttttttcataaatctgACTGGTGCATCTGTCGCTTTCCTTTTCCCTATTGGATGTTTCTTATATCTgaagtgggtttttttttacgtttgaaatgcaataaaaatctTTGGTCACAGAAAGTTTAATTACTCtgaattatttaataatcaGTATAATTCATGTGTGTTTACAGGGCGTCTAACAGGTTTTTGCTTTATACTAGAAGTCACAACGAAAATCCTCAATGTCTTTATCTTTGCTGAAGTTCGTTTGCTGTGGATTGTGGTATgctttatttcaataataaatGGAATggatttatggttaaaatgaaCTGCTAAAATGACAATCATTATATAAAGTGTATTTGCAGTTGAACATTTTTGCACTATTAATTTCTAAATAAatggtttattttgtgtttctgtAATGCTGCAAATCCTTATAAAACATCAATATAGTTAAAGACAAAGGAGTCAAAACCAAAAAATGTGGTATAATTGCTTCACAAACAATTTTGTCTATACAAAATGTACAGTAACTATACCCGTTTCTCTTATCATTAAAGTCAGATTGATATTCTTATACATCACTCATTAAAActaatagttcaccaaaaacattgttttgtcctttactcgccctcatgtcagTCCAAACATACACCCATCTTTCCTGTGCAAAACACACGATTGATCGTTCCTGTCTGACTTCACTGACCGGACAGAAACAGctaaaacattcttcaaaatagtttgTGTTCTTCTGAAGAAAAGCAAGTCCTAAAagtttggagcaacatgagtgagtaaatttgatttgagtgAACTTTCCCCAACCATCAAGTGGTTAGACAATTAGTTTCACATCATTCAACCTTAACTCAAGGtgtattcatttaaaaactaaCGTTCATAAGACAACACAATTCATTTTATGGTACCATCGGACAACTCGGACATGTCACATGTCACTGTACGTCTAGATGACTTCAGTTCTTGAGCCACGGATGAGCAGCGATGGCTTCTTTACTGCGGTCACCGTAATCATACAGCAGCTCCTCGTCCACCTCGATGTCTCTGGAGGCCAGGAAGATGAGGTGAGGCGTGCCCTTTAGATCATGCAGTTTGGTCTGAAGGTTTCCATTTTTACTGTGGTTGATCAGTCGGCCCAGACGGTTGCTTTCTTTGGTAGCATCAACACTAGAAAAATGTACAAAGAAAAGCAATTATACTTGGAAGCTAGAGAAATTATCTGCAGTAGAGTCAAAGAAAAAAGCTTAACATTCCCAGTGTCCGAAATCACATACTTGCAC
Proteins encoded:
- the rilpl2 gene encoding RILP-like protein 2, encoding MEGREDSSPMQAFDKDVLDLTVEDVYDISYLIGRDLLKVNTGGREFSDLQFKIVRVLEMLENMVNKYNLSMEELRMELDNMRTEMDRVAEGSDNQSIGPNKLVVDLKDPNRPRFTMQELKEVLQERNKLKAQLMVAQEELQLYKSGVLGSEQRMVEVKLDTLPQSEPAPSSVIEENREKSTIQKLFSFRQK